From Xiphophorus hellerii strain 12219 chromosome 9, Xiphophorus_hellerii-4.1, whole genome shotgun sequence, a single genomic window includes:
- the s1pr4 gene encoding sphingosine 1-phosphate receptor 4 codes for MDVLSYLTSPSSCPHVYHLPAYPSNSSVPNEATTATGTNQVILRHYNHTGRLHNRTTSATQAPISVSMSLFLFFSVFIVLENFLVLVAVISRIRHSRRWVYVCIANITLSDLLTGAAYVVNICMSGNQTFRLTPALWLFREGMLFVALAASIFSLLLIAVERYTTMIKPLPQKPTRKTYRIYGLVVLCWILALVIGFLPLLGWNCVCSLDGCSTLLPLYSKSYIFFSLIIFFLILLTIGVLYGAIYCHVHKSAQLGPQRNRKRSLALLKTVITIVGVFLVCWGPLFMLLLVDFFCASRQCTLLFSADFCISLAVFNSGLNPIIYALGSSDMRKAMAELLCCCCLRAGLCRPDKFISKETSSTSENRRDSLRNSFSKARSLSVASPPPTPSKPRRKCRLSTTTSCLSVSSG; via the coding sequence ATGGACGTCCTCTCCTACCTGACCTCCCCGTCCTCCTGCCCCCATGTGTACCACCTACCAGCTTACCCCAGCAACAGCTCTGTGCCAAACGAAGCCACTACAGCCACAGGGACCAACCAGGTGATCCTGAGGCACTACAACCACACTGGCCGCCTGCACAACAGGACGACCTCAGCCACCCAGGCCCCCATCAGCGTCTCCATGtcccttttcctctttttcagCGTGTTTATAGTCCTGGAGAACTTCCTGGTGCTGGTGGCCGTCATCTCCCGCATCCGCCACAGCCGCCGCTGGGTTTACGTCTGCATTGCTAACATCACCCTGAGCGATCTGCTCACTGGTGCAGCCTACGTGGTCAATATCTGCATGTCCGGCAACCAGACCTTCCGCCTCACCCCGGCCCTGTGGCTCTTCAGGGAGGGCATGCTGTTCGTGGCCTTGGCAGCCTCCATCTTCAGCCTGCTGCTGATTGCGGTGGAGCGCTACACCACCATGATAAAACCTCTGCCCCAGAAGCCAACCAGGAAGACCTATCGGATCTACGGCCTGGTGGTGCTCTGCTGGATTTTGGCACTGGTGATCGGTTTCCTCCCCTTGCTGGGCTGGAACTGCGTCTGCAGCCTGGATGGATGCTCCACTCTCCTCCCGCTCTACTCCAAGAGCTACATCTTCTTCTCCCTCATCATCTTCTTCCTCATCCTGCTGACTATTGGGGTGCTTTATGGTGCCATCTACTGCCACGTACACAAGAGTGCCCAGCTGGGCCCTCAACGCAACCGCAAACGCTCCCTGGCTCTGCTGAAAACTGTGATCACCATCGTGGGGGTCTTCTTGGTCTGCTGGGGGCCGCTCTTCATGCTTTTGCTGGTGGATTTCTTCTGCGCCTCCCGCCAGTGCACCTTGCTGTTCAGCGCCGATTTCTGCATCTCCCTGGCCGTCTTCAACTCGGGCCTCAACCCCATCATCTATGCATTGGGCAGCAGCGACATGAGGAAGGCCATGGCTGAGCtactgtgctgctgctgcctgagGGCCGGCCTCTGTCGCCCCGACAAGTTCATTTCCAAGGAGACCAGCAGCACCTCGGAGAACAGGAGGGACAGTCTGAGGAACAGCTTCAGCAAGGCCAGGAGTCTGAGCGTGGCCTCCCCACCGCCGACCCCAAGCAAGCCTCGCAGAAAGTGCAGGCTGAGCACCACAACCAGCTGCCTGTCAGTTTCAAGTGGTTAA